One window from the genome of Streptomyces sp. NBC_00708 encodes:
- a CDS encoding DUF488 family protein — protein MSSSGDVRVRRVYDGVEEGDGTRVLVDRLWPRGVSKEKAAIDRWLKDLTPSDELRSWYHEDRSATRYDAFVERYRAELAGPAQTAAVDELVGLVRAGGPVTLVTAVKDVEHSHVPVLADHLEHELRHR, from the coding sequence GTGAGCAGCAGCGGTGACGTGCGCGTCCGCCGGGTCTACGACGGGGTGGAGGAGGGCGACGGCACCCGCGTCCTCGTCGACCGGCTCTGGCCGCGCGGGGTTTCCAAGGAGAAGGCAGCGATCGACCGCTGGCTCAAGGACCTCACCCCCTCCGACGAGCTGCGCTCCTGGTACCACGAGGACCGCTCCGCCACCCGCTACGACGCCTTCGTCGAGCGCTACCGCGCCGAACTGGCCGGACCGGCCCAGACGGCGGCCGTCGACGAGCTGGTGGGGCTGGTCCGCGCGGGCGGCCCGGTCACGCTCGTCACCGCCGTCAAGGACGTCGAGCACAGCCACGTACCCGTCCTCGCCGACCATCTGGAACACGAGCTGCGCCACCGCTGA
- the rimI gene encoding ribosomal protein S18-alanine N-acetyltransferase — MTVTTAVLREMRWWDIDPVLALEHELFPEDAWSAGMFWSELAHARGPAATRRYVVAEEPGTGRIVGYAGLAAAGDLADVQTIAVARDHWGGGLGSELLTDLLRHATAFECAEVLLEVRVDNTRAQKLYERFGFEPIGFRRGYYQPGNIDALVMRLHVHEDVQENGTD, encoded by the coding sequence GTGACCGTCACGACCGCGGTGCTGCGCGAGATGCGCTGGTGGGACATCGATCCGGTGCTCGCCCTGGAGCACGAGCTGTTCCCGGAGGACGCCTGGTCGGCCGGCATGTTCTGGTCCGAGCTGGCCCACGCGCGCGGCCCGGCGGCCACCCGCCGCTACGTGGTCGCCGAGGAGCCGGGCACCGGCCGGATCGTCGGGTACGCGGGCCTCGCCGCCGCCGGTGACCTCGCCGACGTACAGACGATCGCCGTCGCCCGCGACCACTGGGGCGGCGGGCTCGGCTCCGAGCTGCTGACCGACCTGCTCAGGCACGCCACGGCCTTCGAGTGCGCCGAGGTGCTCCTTGAGGTCCGCGTCGACAACACCCGCGCCCAGAAGCTCTACGAACGCTTCGGCTTCGAACCGATCGGCTTCCGCCGCGGCTACTACCAGCCGGGCAACATCGACGCGCTCGTCATGCGCCTCCACGTACACGAAGACGTACAGGAAAACGGGACTGACTGA
- the tsaE gene encoding tRNA (adenosine(37)-N6)-threonylcarbamoyltransferase complex ATPase subunit type 1 TsaE: MEPQNSPAAAEATAYENVPGAVTVKLAVDSPEQMRALGRRLASALRPGDLVMLTGELGAGKTTLTRGLGEGLGVRGAVTSPTFVIARVHPPLSGGPALVHVDAYRLGGGLDEMEDLDLDVSLPESVVVVEWGDGKVEELSDDRLQVFIDRAVGDTDDERRAVTLVGVGARWAGLRNESWAPWG, encoded by the coding sequence ATGGAACCGCAGAACAGCCCGGCGGCCGCTGAGGCCACCGCGTACGAGAACGTCCCCGGCGCCGTCACCGTCAAGCTGGCCGTCGACTCCCCCGAACAGATGCGGGCCCTGGGCCGCCGGCTCGCCTCCGCGCTGCGCCCCGGCGACCTCGTCATGCTCACCGGCGAGCTGGGCGCCGGCAAGACGACCCTGACCCGGGGGCTCGGCGAGGGCCTGGGCGTACGCGGCGCGGTGACGTCCCCCACCTTCGTGATCGCCCGCGTCCACCCCCCGCTCTCCGGCGGCCCCGCGCTGGTCCACGTCGACGCCTACCGGCTGGGCGGCGGGCTCGACGAGATGGAGGACCTGGACCTCGACGTCTCGCTGCCGGAGTCCGTGGTGGTCGTGGAGTGGGGCGACGGCAAGGTCGAGGAGCTGTCGGACGACCGTCTCCAGGTGTTCATCGACCGCGCGGTCGGGGACACCGACGACGAGCGGCGCGCGGTGACGCTGGTGGGCGTCGGGGCGCGGTGGGCGGGGCTGCGGAACGAGTCCTGGGCGCCCTGGGGCTGA
- a CDS encoding NAD(P)H-hydrate dehydratase, whose product MRSAYSVDSVRAAEAALMARLPEGALMQRAAAGLAAACADLLRRAGRVYGSRVVLLVGTGANGGDALYAGARLARRGAGVVAVRVTPGRSHEGGTAALRAAGGHVVDGEESTTHEDWAGRIDLVVDAITGIGGRGGLRPAAAELVGRYTAHGAPVVAVDLPSGVEADTGEVTGDAVRADATVTFGAYKAALLVDPAAERAGALRLVDIGLDAELPAVPDLEALQYADVAALLPVPDAESDKYRRGVVGIAAGSARYPGAAVLAVSGALRGGAGAVRYAGPGGEAVIARHPETLVHAGRPSKAGRVQAWVVGPGLGDGTEAVEAVSDVLATEVPVLVDADGLRLLDADVVRARTAPTVLTPHAGEAAALLGVAREEVEAGRLAAVRELARRFGATVLLKGSTTLIATGTPHTPVRVNPTGTSWLATAGSGDVLSGLTGSLLAAGLAPLDAASVGAYLHGLAARRAADGSPLAAMDVAEAIPEAWRDVRA is encoded by the coding sequence ATGCGTAGTGCCTACAGCGTCGACTCCGTACGGGCCGCCGAAGCGGCCCTCATGGCACGGCTTCCCGAAGGTGCGCTGATGCAGCGTGCCGCCGCCGGGCTCGCCGCCGCCTGTGCCGATCTGCTGCGCCGGGCCGGGCGGGTCTACGGCTCCCGCGTCGTCCTCCTCGTCGGCACCGGCGCCAACGGCGGCGACGCCCTGTACGCCGGCGCCCGGCTCGCCCGGCGCGGCGCGGGCGTGGTCGCCGTACGGGTCACGCCAGGCAGGTCCCACGAGGGCGGCACCGCAGCCCTGCGCGCCGCCGGCGGACACGTGGTGGACGGCGAGGAGAGCACCACCCACGAGGACTGGGCCGGGCGCATCGACCTCGTCGTGGACGCCATCACCGGCATCGGCGGACGCGGCGGACTGCGGCCGGCGGCGGCCGAACTGGTCGGGCGGTACACCGCGCACGGCGCGCCCGTCGTCGCCGTCGACCTGCCCAGCGGCGTCGAGGCGGACACCGGCGAGGTGACCGGCGACGCGGTGCGCGCGGACGCCACCGTCACCTTCGGCGCGTACAAGGCCGCGCTGCTCGTCGACCCGGCCGCCGAACGGGCCGGCGCGCTGCGCCTCGTCGACATCGGGCTCGACGCCGAACTCCCGGCCGTGCCCGACCTGGAGGCGCTCCAGTACGCGGACGTCGCCGCGCTGCTGCCCGTACCGGACGCCGAGAGCGACAAGTACCGGCGCGGGGTCGTCGGTATCGCCGCCGGGTCGGCCCGCTACCCGGGCGCCGCCGTGCTCGCCGTCTCCGGGGCGCTGCGCGGCGGGGCGGGGGCCGTGCGCTACGCGGGCCCCGGCGGCGAGGCGGTCATCGCGCGGCACCCGGAGACCCTGGTCCACGCGGGCCGCCCCTCCAAGGCCGGGCGGGTGCAGGCGTGGGTCGTCGGACCCGGACTCGGCGACGGCACCGAGGCCGTGGAGGCCGTCTCCGACGTGCTGGCCACCGAGGTGCCGGTGCTGGTCGACGCGGACGGGCTGCGGCTCCTGGACGCCGACGTGGTCCGCGCCCGTACCGCGCCCACCGTCCTCACCCCGCACGCCGGGGAGGCCGCCGCGCTGCTCGGCGTGGCGCGCGAGGAGGTCGAGGCCGGGCGGCTCGCCGCCGTACGGGAACTCGCCCGGCGGTTCGGCGCCACGGTCCTGCTCAAGGGCTCGACCACCCTCATCGCCACCGGAACCCCGCACACCCCGGTCCGGGTCAACCCGACCGGGACCTCCTGGCTGGCCACCGCCGGCAGCGGCGACGTGCTCTCCGGCCTGACCGGCTCCCTGCTCGCCGCCGGACTCGCCCCGCTCGACGCCGCGTCCGTCGGGGCGTATCTGCACGGGCTCGCCGCCCGGCGCGCGGCGGACGGCTCCCCGCTCGCCGCGATGGACGTCGCCGAGGCCATCCCCGAGGCCTGGCGGGACGTCCGGGCCTGA
- the alr gene encoding alanine racemase, translating into MNETASLRARAEIDLAALRANVRVLRARAAGAQLMAVVKADAYGHGAVPCARAAREAGAAWLGTATPQEALALRAAGLDGRMLCWLWTPGGPWREAIEADIDVSVSGMWALREVTDAATAAGRTARIHLKADTGLGRAGCQPADWPELVAAARTAERAGTVRVTGLWSHFACADEPGHPSITAQLDTFRDMVAYAEKAGVEPEVRHIANSPATLTVPESHFDLVRTGIAMYGISPSPELGTSADFGLRPVMTLAASVALVKQVPAGHGISYGHHYTTPRETTLGLVPLGYADGIPRHASGRGPVLVGGVRRTIAGRVAMDQFVVDLDGDEPAAGSEAVLFGPGDRGEPSAEDWAQAAGTIAYEIVTRIGGRVPRVHLGATTEGAPAGS; encoded by the coding sequence ATGAACGAGACAGCGTCCTTGCGAGCCCGTGCCGAGATCGACCTTGCCGCACTCCGCGCCAACGTGCGCGTCCTGCGTGCTCGGGCGGCCGGGGCGCAGCTCATGGCCGTGGTGAAGGCCGACGCCTACGGGCACGGCGCGGTCCCCTGCGCCCGCGCCGCGCGCGAGGCGGGCGCCGCCTGGCTGGGCACCGCGACCCCACAGGAGGCCCTGGCCCTGCGCGCGGCCGGGCTCGACGGCCGGATGCTGTGCTGGCTCTGGACGCCGGGCGGGCCCTGGCGCGAGGCGATCGAGGCCGACATCGACGTGTCGGTCAGCGGCATGTGGGCGCTGCGCGAGGTCACCGATGCGGCGACGGCGGCCGGCCGGACCGCGCGTATCCACCTCAAGGCCGACACCGGACTCGGCCGGGCCGGCTGCCAGCCCGCCGACTGGCCCGAACTGGTCGCCGCCGCCCGCACCGCCGAGCGCGCCGGCACCGTCCGCGTCACCGGACTGTGGTCCCACTTCGCCTGCGCCGACGAGCCGGGCCACCCCTCGATCACCGCCCAGCTGGACACCTTCCGCGACATGGTGGCGTACGCGGAGAAGGCCGGCGTCGAACCCGAGGTGCGGCACATCGCCAACTCCCCGGCGACCCTGACCGTCCCCGAGTCCCACTTCGACCTGGTGCGGACCGGGATCGCCATGTACGGCATCTCGCCGAGCCCGGAGCTGGGCACCTCCGCCGACTTCGGACTGCGGCCCGTCATGACGCTCGCCGCGTCCGTCGCCCTCGTCAAGCAGGTCCCGGCCGGCCACGGCATCAGCTACGGCCACCACTACACGACGCCTCGCGAGACCACGCTCGGCCTGGTGCCCCTCGGGTACGCCGACGGCATCCCGCGCCACGCGTCCGGCCGGGGCCCCGTCCTCGTCGGCGGGGTGCGGCGGACGATCGCGGGCCGGGTCGCCATGGACCAGTTCGTCGTCGACCTCGACGGCGACGAGCCGGCGGCCGGCAGCGAGGCGGTGCTCTTCGGCCCCGGCGACCGGGGCGAGCCGAGCGCCGAGGACTGGGCACAGGCCGCCGGCACGATCGCGTACGAGATCGTCACCCGGATCGGCGGCCGGGTGCCGCGCGTCCATCTGGGTGCGACGACCGAGGGGGCCCCGGCCGGGTCCTGA
- the tsaD gene encoding tRNA (adenosine(37)-N6)-threonylcarbamoyltransferase complex transferase subunit TsaD, which translates to MADEPLVLGIETSCDETGVGIVRGTTLLADAVASSVDTHARFGGVVPEIASRAHLEAMVPTIERALKDAGVSGRDLDGIAVTAGPGLAGALLVGVSAAKAYAYALNKPLYGVNHLASHICVDQLEHGPLPEPTMALLVSGGHSSLLLAPDITNDVRPLGATIDDAAGEAFDKIARVLDLGFPGGPVIDRLAREGDPAAIAFPRGLTGSRDPAYDFSFSGLKTSVARWIEAKRAAGEEVPVRDVAASFQEAVVDVLTRKAVRACKDEGVDHLMIGGGVAANSRLRALAQERCERAGIRLRVPRPKLCTDNGAMVAALGAEMVARNRPASDLELSADSSLPVTETHVPGAPTYDHDHVHEVSKDNLYS; encoded by the coding sequence ATGGCTGACGAACCCCTCGTACTCGGTATCGAGACCTCCTGCGACGAAACCGGGGTCGGCATCGTCCGGGGGACCACGCTCCTCGCGGACGCCGTCGCGTCCAGCGTCGACACGCACGCCCGCTTCGGCGGCGTCGTCCCCGAGATCGCCTCCCGCGCGCATCTGGAGGCGATGGTCCCCACCATCGAGCGCGCCCTGAAGGACGCCGGCGTCAGCGGCCGGGACCTCGACGGCATCGCCGTCACCGCCGGACCCGGCCTCGCGGGCGCCCTGCTCGTCGGTGTCTCCGCCGCCAAGGCGTACGCGTACGCGCTGAACAAGCCGCTGTACGGGGTCAACCACCTGGCGTCCCACATCTGCGTCGACCAGCTGGAGCACGGGCCGCTGCCCGAGCCCACCATGGCGCTCCTGGTCAGCGGCGGGCACTCCTCGCTGCTCCTCGCGCCCGACATCACCAACGACGTCCGGCCGCTGGGCGCGACCATCGACGACGCGGCCGGCGAGGCGTTCGACAAGATCGCCCGGGTGCTGGACCTCGGCTTCCCCGGCGGCCCGGTCATCGACCGGCTCGCCCGCGAGGGCGACCCGGCCGCCATCGCCTTCCCGCGCGGCCTGACCGGCTCGCGCGACCCCGCGTACGACTTCTCCTTCTCCGGCCTGAAGACGTCCGTCGCCCGCTGGATCGAGGCCAAGCGGGCGGCCGGCGAGGAGGTGCCGGTACGGGACGTGGCCGCGTCCTTCCAGGAGGCCGTCGTCGACGTGCTCACCCGCAAGGCCGTCCGCGCCTGCAAGGACGAGGGCGTCGACCACCTGATGATCGGCGGCGGCGTCGCGGCCAACTCCCGGCTGCGCGCGCTCGCCCAGGAGCGGTGCGAGCGGGCCGGTATCCGGTTGCGCGTGCCCCGCCCCAAGCTGTGCACCGACAACGGGGCGATGGTCGCCGCGCTCGGCGCCGAGATGGTCGCCCGCAACCGGCCCGCCTCCGACCTGGAGCTGTCCGCCGACTCCTCGCTGCCCGTCACCGAGACCCACGTCCCGGGCGCCCCCACGTACGACCACGACCATGTGCACGAGGTCAGCAAGGACAACCTCTACTCATGA
- a CDS encoding polysaccharide deacetylase family protein, whose translation MTGVRQRGRRGRGHLRRRPGYAVLAALLVAAAASGCAAGDGDQAAVRSAKLQAGQAGAPAEPAAGALGTRAAQAERAKLAQAARAVAAKKWGLAGTPLAAPVPPVKKPHLTTRKGFEVEGQDDSLPPVFTRVPTTDKVVFLTMDDGDDKDPELLKMMSELNIPYSAFLTDYLVRDDYAYFKDAQARGLTLSNHTLNHRYMPGLSHDEQKREICDQQDIMEQQFGKRPRLFRPPYGNYNTDTLRIAKSCGITAVPLWEAEAFPDHMEWREEDRKLHPGDIILTHFRGTKDWKGSMPDLIRSVMKVVTDQGYAVARLEDYV comes from the coding sequence GTGACGGGCGTGCGGCAGCGGGGGCGGCGAGGACGGGGCCACCTGCGGCGCCGGCCGGGTTACGCGGTCCTGGCCGCGCTCCTGGTCGCCGCCGCCGCGTCCGGCTGCGCGGCCGGGGACGGCGACCAGGCCGCCGTCCGGAGCGCGAAGCTCCAGGCCGGCCAGGCGGGCGCGCCGGCGGAACCGGCGGCCGGGGCGCTGGGCACCCGGGCGGCACAGGCGGAGCGGGCGAAGCTGGCCCAGGCCGCCCGTGCGGTCGCCGCCAAGAAGTGGGGCCTGGCGGGCACCCCGCTCGCGGCGCCCGTGCCGCCCGTGAAGAAGCCGCACCTCACGACCCGCAAGGGCTTCGAGGTGGAGGGTCAGGACGACTCGCTGCCGCCGGTCTTCACCCGGGTCCCCACCACGGACAAGGTCGTCTTCCTGACCATGGACGACGGGGACGACAAGGACCCCGAGCTGCTGAAGATGATGTCGGAGCTGAACATCCCGTACAGCGCCTTCCTCACCGACTACCTGGTGCGCGACGACTACGCGTACTTCAAGGACGCCCAGGCCCGCGGGCTCACGCTCAGCAACCACACGCTCAACCACCGCTACATGCCGGGCCTGTCCCACGACGAGCAGAAGCGCGAGATCTGCGACCAGCAGGACATCATGGAGCAGCAGTTCGGCAAGCGGCCCCGGCTCTTCCGGCCGCCGTACGGCAACTACAACACCGACACGCTGAGGATCGCCAAGTCCTGTGGCATCACCGCCGTGCCGCTGTGGGAGGCCGAGGCGTTCCCCGACCACATGGAGTGGCGCGAGGAGGACCGGAAGCTGCACCCCGGCGACATCATCCTCACCCACTTCCGCGGCACGAAGGACTGGAAGGGCAGCATGCCCGACCTGATCCGGTCCGTCATGAAGGTCGTCACGGACCAGGGGTACGCCGTGGCCCGCCTGGAGGACTACGTGTAG
- a CDS encoding VOC family protein, giving the protein MQKVTTFLWYPKGLIEEVADYYVSVVGGDSRVLETTLWTAASPGEEGTAMTVRFQLDGAEYVAFDGGPEFPFNEAASLSVECDSQEEVDRLWNELTSGGGQEIQCGWLKDKYGLFWQIVPPGLGEALTDPDPEKAARAMKAMFGMKRLDIEAIRNA; this is encoded by the coding sequence ATGCAGAAGGTCACCACGTTCCTTTGGTATCCGAAGGGCCTGATCGAGGAAGTAGCCGACTACTACGTCTCCGTCGTCGGCGGCGACTCGCGCGTCCTGGAGACCACCCTCTGGACCGCCGCGAGCCCCGGCGAGGAGGGCACGGCGATGACCGTACGGTTCCAGCTGGACGGCGCGGAGTACGTCGCGTTCGACGGCGGGCCCGAGTTCCCCTTCAACGAGGCCGCCTCGCTCTCCGTCGAGTGCGACTCGCAGGAGGAGGTGGACCGCCTGTGGAACGAGCTCACCTCCGGCGGCGGGCAGGAGATCCAGTGCGGCTGGCTCAAGGACAAGTACGGCCTGTTCTGGCAGATCGTCCCGCCGGGCCTCGGTGAGGCCCTGACCGACCCGGACCCGGAGAAGGCCGCCCGTGCGATGAAGGCCATGTTCGGCATGAAGCGCCTGGACATCGAGGCCATCCGCAACGCCTGA
- a CDS encoding holo-ACP synthase: MIIGVGIDVAEIERFDAALERTPQLASRLFVEAELLLPSGERRGIASLAARFAAKEALAKALGAPAGLLWTDAEVYVEESGQPRLRVRGTVAARAAALGVRSWHVSLSHDAGVASAVVIAEGA, encoded by the coding sequence GTGATCATCGGGGTCGGGATCGACGTGGCGGAGATCGAGCGGTTCGACGCGGCGCTGGAGCGTACGCCGCAACTCGCTTCGCGGCTGTTCGTGGAGGCGGAGCTGCTGCTGCCGAGCGGGGAGCGGCGCGGGATCGCCTCGCTGGCCGCCCGGTTCGCCGCGAAGGAGGCCCTGGCCAAGGCGCTCGGCGCGCCCGCCGGGCTGCTGTGGACGGACGCCGAGGTGTACGTGGAGGAGAGCGGGCAGCCGCGGTTGCGGGTGCGCGGCACGGTGGCGGCTCGCGCCGCCGCGTTGGGGGTGCGGAGCTGGCATGTGTCGCTCAGCCACGATGCGGGGGTCGCGTCCGCGGTGGTGATCGCGGAGGGGGCCTAG
- a CDS encoding DUF6234 family protein, with protein sequence MRIRSSGRDRPAPSRPGPVMTGCLDVVLGVLLIALESLVSAVLFYAYTGSDPRPPNPDMAEAGPPGMDWSGTLVLAAVTAVACVIGVVLLRHGLPIAGVVQLIGVCVLLVVTVTAWHSAYEDAHATPGAARAHTAPPYT encoded by the coding sequence ATGCGCATACGAAGCTCAGGCCGGGACCGCCCGGCCCCCTCGCGTCCCGGCCCGGTGATGACCGGCTGCCTCGACGTGGTCCTCGGCGTGCTGCTCATCGCCCTGGAGTCGCTGGTGAGCGCGGTCCTCTTCTACGCGTACACGGGCTCCGACCCCCGGCCGCCGAACCCGGACATGGCGGAGGCCGGACCGCCCGGGATGGACTGGTCCGGCACTCTCGTCCTCGCCGCCGTCACGGCGGTGGCCTGCGTGATCGGGGTGGTGCTGCTGCGCCACGGGCTGCCGATCGCGGGCGTCGTCCAGCTGATCGGCGTGTGCGTGCTGCTCGTCGTCACGGTGACGGCCTGGCACAGCGCCTACGAGGACGCGCACGCGACGCCCGGGGCGGCCCGCGCGCACACCGCCCCTCCCTACACGTAG
- the groES gene encoding co-chaperone GroES produces the protein MSTASSKVAIKPLEDRIVVQPLDAEQTTASGLVIPDTAKEKPQEGVVLAVGPGRFENGERLPLDVKTGDVVLYSKYGGTEVKYNGEEYLVLSARDVLAIIEK, from the coding sequence GTGTCGACCGCCAGCTCCAAGGTTGCGATCAAGCCGCTCGAGGACCGCATTGTGGTCCAGCCGCTCGACGCCGAGCAGACCACGGCCTCCGGCCTGGTTATCCCGGACACCGCCAAGGAGAAGCCCCAGGAGGGCGTCGTCCTGGCCGTGGGACCGGGCCGCTTCGAGAACGGCGAGCGCCTGCCGCTCGACGTCAAGACCGGCGATGTCGTGCTGTACAGCAAGTACGGCGGCACCGAGGTGAAGTACAACGGCGAGGAGTACCTCGTCCTCTCGGCTCGCGACGTGCTCGCGATCATCGAGAAGTAA
- the tsaB gene encoding tRNA (adenosine(37)-N6)-threonylcarbamoyltransferase complex dimerization subunit type 1 TsaB: MDTATPAVTVALHDGTRVVAEYAQVDARRHGELLLPAVDRVLAEAGVKLDAVTDVVVGVGPGPYTGLRVGLVTAATFGSALSVPVHGLCTLDGLAYAAGQAGLEGPFAVATDARRKEVYWARYEDPRTRTEGPSVDRPADIAEQLAGLAVVGAGAVLYPEAFPDARGPEHLAAGALAGLAAERLAAGEELLPPQPLYLRRPDAQVPKNYKVVTPK, translated from the coding sequence ATGGATACCGCCACCCCCGCCGTCACCGTCGCCCTCCACGACGGGACCCGCGTCGTCGCCGAGTACGCCCAGGTCGACGCCCGCAGGCACGGGGAGCTGCTGCTGCCCGCCGTCGACCGGGTCCTCGCCGAGGCCGGGGTGAAACTCGACGCCGTGACGGACGTCGTCGTGGGCGTCGGCCCCGGCCCGTACACCGGACTGCGCGTCGGCCTGGTGACGGCCGCCACGTTCGGTTCGGCGCTCTCCGTGCCCGTGCACGGACTCTGCACCCTGGACGGCCTCGCGTACGCCGCCGGGCAGGCCGGGCTGGAGGGCCCCTTCGCCGTCGCCACGGACGCCCGTCGCAAGGAGGTCTACTGGGCGCGGTACGAGGACCCCCGCACCCGGACCGAGGGGCCCTCCGTCGACCGGCCGGCCGACATCGCGGAGCAGCTCGCGGGCCTGGCTGTCGTCGGCGCGGGCGCGGTGCTCTACCCGGAGGCGTTCCCGGACGCGCGCGGCCCCGAACACCTCGCGGCGGGCGCCCTCGCCGGTCTCGCCGCCGAGCGCCTGGCCGCCGGTGAGGAGCTGCTGCCGCCGCAGCCGCTCTACCTCCGCAGGCCCGACGCGCAGGTCCCGAAGAACTACAAGGTGGTCACCCCGAAGTGA
- a CDS encoding alpha/beta hydrolase — MSDISTGDVVATAAASGAGWRRAGIAGAAIGVIAAGAAAGVAVERLTVGRGMRKRARLALDATGPYGSLRGRPGRAAADDGTELYYEVDEVDPPEDAAPSGSRRRRLFGRKAPAPVTVVFSHGYCLGQDSWHFQRAALRGIVRTVHWDQRSHGRSERGRAQARAGGGVPVGIDQLGRDLKAVIDAAAPEGPLVLVGHSMGGMTIMALADQYPELIRDRVAAVALVGTSSGRLNEVSFGLPVMGVNAVRRVLPGVLRALGSQAELVERGRRATADLFAGLIKRYSFGSRDVDPAVARFAERLIESTPIDVVAEFYPAFAEHDKSGALPLFRDLPVLVLAGDKDLVTPSSHSEAIADLLPDAELVIVPDAGHLVMLEHPETVTDRLADLLVRAGAVSESSNVGGHGTAEQPGGR, encoded by the coding sequence GTGAGCGACATCAGCACGGGGGACGTGGTGGCGACGGCGGCCGCCTCGGGAGCCGGCTGGCGCCGGGCGGGAATCGCCGGCGCCGCCATAGGTGTGATCGCCGCGGGCGCGGCGGCCGGGGTCGCCGTGGAGCGGCTGACGGTCGGCCGGGGCATGCGCAAGCGCGCCCGGCTCGCCCTGGACGCCACCGGCCCGTACGGCTCGCTGCGCGGGCGCCCCGGCCGGGCCGCCGCCGACGACGGCACCGAGCTGTACTACGAGGTCGACGAGGTCGATCCCCCCGAGGACGCCGCCCCCTCGGGTTCCCGCAGGCGCCGCCTCTTCGGGCGCAAGGCGCCCGCCCCGGTGACCGTCGTCTTCAGTCACGGCTACTGCCTCGGCCAGGACTCCTGGCACTTCCAGCGCGCCGCCCTGCGCGGGATCGTGCGCACCGTCCACTGGGACCAGCGCAGCCACGGCCGCTCCGAGCGGGGCCGCGCCCAGGCCCGCGCCGGGGGAGGGGTGCCCGTCGGCATCGACCAGCTCGGCCGCGACCTCAAGGCCGTCATCGACGCCGCCGCCCCCGAGGGCCCGCTCGTCCTCGTCGGCCACTCGATGGGCGGCATGACGATCATGGCGCTGGCCGACCAGTACCCGGAGCTGATCCGTGACCGGGTCGCCGCCGTCGCCCTCGTCGGCACGTCGAGCGGCCGGCTGAACGAGGTCAGCTTCGGGCTGCCCGTCATGGGCGTCAACGCGGTGCGGCGGGTGCTGCCCGGGGTGCTGCGGGCGCTCGGTTCGCAGGCGGAGCTGGTGGAGCGCGGGCGGCGGGCGACCGCGGACCTGTTCGCCGGGCTGATCAAGCGGTACTCGTTCGGTTCGCGTGACGTGGACCCGGCCGTCGCGCGGTTCGCGGAACGGCTCATCGAGTCCACCCCGATCGACGTGGTCGCCGAGTTCTACCCGGCCTTCGCGGAACACGACAAGAGCGGGGCCCTGCCCCTCTTCCGGGATCTCCCGGTCCTCGTCCTGGCCGGTGACAAGGACCTCGTGACGCCCAGTTCGCACAGCGAGGCCATCGCGGACCTGCTGCCGGACGCGGAGCTGGTGATCGTCCCGGACGCCGGGCACCTGGTGATGCTGGAGCACCCGGAGACGGTGACCGACCGGCTCGCCGACCTGCTGGTGCGGGCCGGGGCCGTATCGGAGTCCTCTAACGTTGGCGGGCATGGAACCGCAGAACAGCCCGGCGGCCGCTGA